One window from the genome of Haloarcula sp. CBA1127 encodes:
- a CDS encoding acetyl-CoA carboxylase biotin carboxylase subunit, translated as MFEKVLVANRGEIAVRVMAACEELGIETVAVYSDADRNAGHVEYADDAYNVGPAPASESYLDQTAILDVAERAGVDAIHPGYGFLAENAEFATRVEETDGLTWVGPPSDAMETLGEKTKARTVMQDAGVPVVPGTTDLVDEPEEVRELGAEYGYPIAIKAEGGGGGRGMKIVRSEAEVAEALKSAKREGEAYFGNDSVYVEKYLEAPKHVEVQVLADEHGNVRHLGERDCSLQRRHQKVIEEAPSPALDAELRTEIGAAARRGVSEAGYTNAGTVEFLVEDEEFYFMEVNTRIQVEHTVTEVVTGIDIVRWQLRVAAGERLDFTQDDVSIDGHAVEYRINAENPAEDFAPTPGPLTTYAPPSSIGVRLDHAVSQGDDIGGDYDSMIAKLIVAGEDREHCLDRSRRALDHFTVEGVHTTIPFHRLMLDDDTFRAGTHTTKYLDQELANEALDEAVARWGTDEVGGDASAASTDEIAVEVDGKRFDVVVTDGLPRVARDGNASGGSGSGASGGSSSGGGTVDVTTSGAITAEMQGTILSTEVAPGDDIAAGDVVCVLEAMKMENDVVASTGGTVASVPVAEGDSVDMGDTLVVLEE; from the coding sequence ATGTTCGAGAAAGTCCTTGTCGCAAACCGCGGCGAAATCGCGGTTCGTGTGATGGCTGCGTGTGAGGAGCTGGGCATCGAAACGGTCGCCGTCTACAGCGACGCCGACCGCAACGCCGGCCACGTCGAGTATGCTGACGACGCATACAATGTCGGCCCGGCACCTGCAAGCGAGTCGTACCTCGACCAGACCGCTATCCTTGATGTCGCTGAGCGGGCCGGGGTCGATGCGATCCACCCAGGGTACGGTTTCCTCGCGGAAAACGCCGAGTTCGCTACCCGCGTTGAGGAGACCGATGGTCTCACATGGGTTGGTCCGCCAAGCGACGCGATGGAGACGCTGGGCGAAAAGACGAAAGCCCGGACAGTGATGCAGGACGCTGGCGTCCCAGTCGTCCCCGGCACAACGGATCTGGTCGACGAGCCAGAGGAAGTACGGGAACTGGGCGCAGAGTACGGCTACCCCATCGCGATCAAGGCTGAAGGCGGCGGTGGCGGTCGCGGCATGAAGATCGTCCGGAGCGAGGCCGAAGTTGCGGAGGCGCTCAAAAGCGCAAAGCGCGAGGGTGAAGCCTACTTCGGCAATGACTCGGTGTACGTCGAGAAGTACCTCGAAGCCCCAAAACACGTCGAAGTGCAGGTGCTTGCGGACGAACACGGCAATGTCCGCCACCTTGGGGAGCGCGATTGCTCGCTACAACGTCGCCACCAGAAAGTTATCGAGGAAGCCCCGAGTCCGGCGCTCGATGCCGAACTGCGTACGGAAATCGGGGCGGCCGCCAGACGCGGTGTCAGTGAAGCGGGGTACACGAACGCCGGGACCGTGGAGTTCCTCGTCGAAGACGAGGAGTTCTATTTCATGGAGGTGAACACCCGAATCCAGGTCGAACACACCGTCACTGAAGTAGTGACCGGGATCGATATCGTTCGCTGGCAGCTCCGGGTCGCCGCTGGCGAGCGACTGGACTTTACACAGGACGACGTGTCGATAGACGGACACGCCGTTGAGTACCGGATCAACGCGGAGAACCCGGCGGAGGACTTCGCGCCGACGCCGGGACCGCTGACGACGTACGCGCCGCCAAGCAGTATCGGTGTCCGGCTCGACCACGCAGTCTCCCAGGGCGACGATATCGGGGGCGACTACGACTCGATGATCGCGAAGCTCATCGTCGCTGGCGAGGACCGAGAGCACTGTCTGGACCGGTCGAGGCGTGCGCTCGACCATTTCACCGTCGAAGGGGTCCATACGACCATCCCGTTCCATCGGTTGATGCTTGATGACGACACCTTCCGCGCCGGAACGCACACGACAAAATACCTCGATCAGGAACTCGCCAACGAGGCCCTCGACGAGGCTGTTGCACGATGGGGGACCGACGAGGTCGGCGGCGACGCCTCAGCAGCGTCGACGGATGAAATCGCTGTCGAAGTCGATGGGAAGCGTTTCGATGTCGTCGTTACGGACGGACTGCCCCGCGTAGCCCGTGATGGCAACGCCAGTGGTGGCTCCGGCAGTGGCGCTTCGGGCGGCAGCTCATCCGGCGGCGGCACGGTGGACGTGACCACGTCGGGTGCGATTACGGCCGAGATGCAGGGAACCATTCTCTCGACTGAAGTCGCGCCCGGTGACGATATCGCTGCAGGCGATGTCGTTTGCGTGCTTGAGGCGATGAAAATGGAAAACGACGTGGTGGCATCCACAGGCGGC
- a CDS encoding acyl-CoA dehydrogenase family protein → MNFEATEERSMIRSTAADVAAEYGPEYWREKEEAGEFGEEFWDELAAAGFHGLLVPPEYEGAGMGIQEMGLVMETLCAEGCGMAGTWYLVLTAGMAAVGISENGTEAQKRIYLPDIANGKRNFSIGITEPEAGTNTLNVATRAEKDGDEYVLNGNKAWITFADRADNMILVTRTTPRDEVERGTDGISLFIVDMDDPNIDVSPIPKHGINYSKSCEVFIEDVRVPEENLLGEEDDGWWTLVDMLNPERIGFAAAGTGIGKLAADTAIEYASDREVFGAPVGSHQAVSFPITKAYARMETAALMREKASWLYDQGEECGYETNVAKATAVSAGIEAVKQSMQAFGGWGYAKEYDVERWWREINLTRLAPVSQQMAYNHIGQHLGFPRSY, encoded by the coding sequence ATGAATTTCGAAGCTACAGAGGAACGCTCGATGATTCGGTCGACCGCAGCGGACGTGGCGGCCGAGTACGGACCGGAGTACTGGCGCGAGAAAGAAGAAGCAGGCGAGTTCGGAGAGGAGTTCTGGGACGAACTGGCTGCAGCTGGCTTCCACGGCCTGCTGGTCCCGCCGGAGTACGAAGGGGCCGGGATGGGCATACAGGAAATGGGGCTGGTCATGGAGACGCTCTGTGCCGAAGGCTGTGGCATGGCGGGCACCTGGTATCTGGTGCTCACCGCCGGCATGGCCGCTGTCGGTATCAGCGAGAACGGGACCGAGGCGCAGAAGCGGATCTATCTGCCGGACATCGCCAACGGCAAGCGAAACTTCTCTATCGGTATCACAGAGCCCGAAGCCGGGACAAATACGCTGAACGTCGCAACCCGTGCCGAGAAAGACGGCGATGAGTACGTGCTGAACGGGAACAAGGCCTGGATTACCTTTGCCGACCGAGCCGACAATATGATTCTCGTCACGCGCACGACCCCACGTGACGAGGTCGAGCGCGGGACTGACGGCATAAGCCTGTTCATCGTCGATATGGACGACCCCAACATCGACGTGTCTCCGATTCCCAAACACGGCATCAACTATTCGAAGTCCTGTGAAGTCTTCATCGAGGACGTTCGGGTCCCCGAGGAGAACCTGCTGGGCGAGGAAGACGACGGCTGGTGGACCCTGGTCGATATGCTGAACCCGGAACGCATCGGCTTTGCCGCCGCCGGGACCGGTATCGGGAAGCTAGCCGCCGACACTGCTATCGAGTACGCTAGCGACCGGGAGGTGTTTGGCGCGCCTGTCGGGAGCCATCAGGCGGTCTCGTTCCCGATTACAAAAGCGTACGCCCGCATGGAAACGGCGGCGCTCATGCGTGAGAAGGCGTCATGGCTCTACGACCAGGGCGAAGAGTGTGGATACGAGACAAACGTCGCGAAGGCGACGGCCGTCAGTGCTGGCATCGAAGCGGTCAAACAATCGATGCAGGCGTTTGGCGGCTGGGGCTACGCGAAGGAGTACGACGTCGAGCGCTGGTGGCGTGAAATCAACCTGACGCGGCTGGCCCCGGTTTCCCAGCAGATGGCGTACAACCATATCGGGCAGCACCTCGGCTTCCCACGATCCTACTAA
- a CDS encoding acyl-CoA synthetase — MVTSHNLPDYDTARNEFSWDDIYAAADWDAPNDLNIGHEVADRHATDRGQVALYQVGTDGELSKMTFWELADRSSQFANVLDDLGVAQGDRVFSYMPRIPEHYVALVGTLKHGAVWGSVNERFGPDGISYRLDDCDAKVVVTTTDNRDTVEDALNDAPAVEHVITVDRGGGAPADDVVFNTALDGASTAYEVAETSGEDDALLYYTSGTTGLAKGVLHKQRWIAGVAATQKYAVDLQDGDLYWSTGDLGWLTGAINTLGAWFWGASLFTYEGEFDTDEWAALLDEYPISVLFSVPTAYRMLRENEDVLADVDLDLRHALSIGEPLSAGVVEWGEDELGVTILDTYGQTETGNMIINNYPTMELRPGSMGRPLPGIEADIVDPQSGEVLEPGETGEIAQRGEYPCFFAEFWNKPEKTQRAFIDGPDGKWYLSGDLAHKDEDGYFWFEGRADDVILSSGYRIGPFEVESSLGEHEAVAEAAVVPKPHEARGNIVKAYVVPSEDAEPSDPLKDDIQSYVKEELSAHEYPREIEFREELPKTVTGKIRRTELHDDAEAEAEVES, encoded by the coding sequence ATGGTCACCAGCCACAACCTCCCGGATTACGACACAGCGCGGAACGAGTTCTCCTGGGACGATATCTACGCGGCGGCGGACTGGGACGCACCGAACGACCTGAACATCGGGCACGAAGTTGCCGACCGACACGCGACCGACCGGGGACAGGTCGCACTCTATCAGGTCGGGACCGACGGAGAGCTGTCGAAAATGACGTTCTGGGAGCTTGCTGACCGCTCAAGCCAGTTTGCCAACGTCCTTGACGACCTCGGGGTTGCGCAGGGCGACCGGGTCTTCTCGTATATGCCTCGAATCCCCGAGCACTACGTGGCGCTGGTCGGAACGCTCAAACACGGCGCTGTCTGGGGGAGCGTCAACGAGCGGTTCGGGCCCGATGGGATCTCGTACCGTCTGGACGACTGTGACGCGAAGGTCGTCGTCACCACGACTGACAACCGGGACACGGTCGAAGACGCACTGAACGATGCGCCCGCGGTCGAACACGTGATTACCGTTGACCGCGGTGGCGGCGCACCCGCCGATGACGTGGTTTTCAATACCGCGCTTGACGGCGCGAGCACTGCCTACGAGGTTGCCGAGACCAGCGGGGAGGACGATGCACTGCTGTACTACACTTCGGGGACGACCGGGCTTGCAAAGGGCGTCCTCCACAAACAGCGCTGGATCGCCGGTGTCGCGGCAACGCAGAAATACGCCGTGGATCTTCAGGACGGCGACCTGTACTGGTCGACCGGCGACCTCGGCTGGCTGACCGGGGCAATCAACACACTTGGTGCCTGGTTCTGGGGTGCGTCGCTGTTCACGTACGAGGGCGAGTTCGACACCGACGAATGGGCCGCCCTGCTCGACGAATACCCGATCAGCGTCCTGTTTTCGGTTCCGACAGCGTACCGGATGCTTCGGGAAAACGAAGACGTGCTTGCCGATGTCGACCTCGATTTACGGCACGCGCTCTCTATCGGCGAACCACTCAGTGCTGGCGTCGTCGAGTGGGGAGAGGACGAACTCGGTGTCACGATCCTCGATACGTACGGGCAGACTGAGACCGGGAACATGATTATCAACAACTACCCAACGATGGAACTCAGACCCGGGTCAATGGGAAGGCCACTCCCCGGAATCGAGGCGGATATCGTTGACCCACAGAGCGGTGAGGTCTTGGAACCCGGCGAAACGGGCGAGATCGCACAGCGGGGCGAGTACCCGTGTTTCTTCGCCGAGTTCTGGAACAAGCCCGAGAAAACCCAGCGGGCGTTCATCGACGGTCCAGACGGGAAATGGTATCTCTCGGGCGATCTGGCACACAAGGACGAAGACGGGTATTTCTGGTTCGAGGGACGGGCAGACGACGTGATCCTCTCTTCGGGCTACCGCATCGGGCCGTTCGAGGTCGAGAGCTCGCTGGGGGAACACGAAGCGGTCGCTGAGGCGGCCGTCGTGCCCAAACCTCACGAAGCGCGGGGGAACATCGTCAAGGCCTATGTTGTGCCGAGCGAGGACGCGGAGCCGTCTGACCCCCTCAAAGACGACATCCAGAGCTACGTGAAGGAGGAACTCTCAGCACACGAGTACCCGCGCGAAATCGAGTTCCGTGAGGAACTGCCCAAGACCGTGACTGGAAAGATCCGCCGAACCGAGCTCCACGACGACGCCGAAGCAGAAGCTGAAGTCGAGTCCTGA
- a CDS encoding UbiD family decarboxylase domain-containing protein: MIPFTQYVRGLAGDDDLVRLDGPFEVPVDVLAAEALRASGPALRFQRSAGTDLVSGVFSGPDQTQQREARPWSRLSLGLGLNPEATLVELLETISTLGPVGENPEPTYTGQAASGTDIDAQDLQFPQGETDTWPAVTLGVASVSTADGTHWAPVHGSVVGGDTLRVRVPDPLSSLVGEGTTMAIALGVPPAAITTAYLLAVTEQTATPIQSCGVAGTIPLVPTNGGLVPSATEVVMETTVVDRQPDFRSDRREGWEYVVESGPLSLSVERVRTTENPVIPISPVGRPLADDTRLTGLATAAALYHRLNNYWGISPVEWIMLPAEAELGICFVASDVLYGGFEWQLANILFSFSSLFDTVVIVDADVPPQDFGRVLADIWLKSHPARDWTFSEPDAPAATRPHYRQDNATGSRLYVNAAWDPRWKETYIAPRVTFENSFPNDVRDVARVLWDELATAPGETTENESPD, translated from the coding sequence GTGATACCGTTCACGCAGTACGTCCGCGGACTGGCCGGCGACGACGACCTCGTCCGACTCGACGGCCCGTTCGAGGTCCCGGTTGACGTGCTTGCAGCGGAGGCGCTCCGTGCGAGTGGGCCGGCACTTCGATTCCAGCGATCAGCCGGCACTGATCTAGTTAGCGGTGTGTTCAGCGGCCCGGACCAGACCCAGCAGCGCGAGGCTAGACCGTGGTCGCGGCTGTCGCTCGGGCTCGGACTCAATCCGGAAGCCACGCTCGTTGAGCTACTAGAGACAATCAGCACTCTCGGCCCGGTCGGCGAGAATCCGGAACCGACGTACACGGGCCAGGCGGCCTCGGGGACAGATATCGACGCACAGGACCTGCAGTTCCCGCAGGGCGAAACCGATACGTGGCCTGCAGTGACGCTCGGCGTCGCCTCGGTCTCGACCGCTGACGGCACACACTGGGCACCGGTTCACGGCTCGGTCGTGGGTGGCGACACGCTCAGAGTGCGTGTTCCGGACCCTCTGTCGTCGCTTGTCGGTGAAGGGACGACGATGGCGATAGCGCTCGGCGTGCCACCGGCGGCGATCACGACGGCATACCTGCTCGCTGTCACCGAGCAAACTGCTACGCCGATCCAGTCCTGTGGGGTGGCCGGAACCATCCCGCTCGTCCCGACCAACGGCGGACTCGTCCCGAGTGCGACGGAGGTCGTCATGGAGACGACGGTCGTGGACCGCCAGCCGGACTTCCGCTCCGACCGTCGAGAGGGCTGGGAGTATGTCGTCGAGAGCGGCCCGCTCTCGCTGTCGGTAGAGCGCGTCCGCACTACTGAAAACCCGGTCATCCCCATCTCTCCCGTCGGTCGTCCACTCGCGGATGACACCCGTCTCACGGGGCTCGCGACCGCCGCAGCACTCTATCATCGGCTCAACAACTACTGGGGCATCTCGCCAGTCGAATGGATTATGTTGCCGGCAGAAGCTGAACTCGGGATCTGTTTCGTGGCGAGTGACGTGCTCTATGGCGGCTTCGAGTGGCAACTCGCGAATATCCTCTTTTCGTTCTCGTCGCTTTTCGACACAGTCGTCATCGTCGACGCAGACGTTCCGCCACAGGACTTCGGCCGCGTTCTGGCCGATATCTGGCTGAAATCTCACCCGGCCCGCGACTGGACGTTCAGCGAACCGGATGCACCGGCAGCGACACGCCCTCACTATCGACAAGACAACGCGACCGGGTCGCGCCTGTACGTGAACGCAGCGTGGGACCCACGCTGGAAGGAAACCTACATCGCGCCGCGAGTCACGTTCGAGAATTCGTTCCCGAACGACGTCCGCGACGTAGCTCGTGTCCTGTGGGACGAACTCGCCACCGCTCCCGGAGAGACGACTGAAAACGAATCGCCTGATTGA
- a CDS encoding UbiD family decarboxylase: protein MAVNSLREYLDLLDTTGWLRSFDQPVSWDLEASAATMLANIRDGPIPVFESIAGLETESKLVGDPYRGPQTRPWDHFARALGLPTGLSGRTYYDRVIDRLNAPKAPRTVPSNEAPCKETVRTGTEVDLLSFPWPYIHEGDGGRYSNHHTIVAPDPDTEWGTWSSHRMMIHDGSQASLLLLAGEQVPNRYYYDYEPRGEPMPVAVVIGAEPTVECTADMWIPTGRSEAAFAGGLKNAPVDLVQCETNDLYVPATAELVLEGHVRPDDRLDEGPFGDYFGYMNGPRRSMPVFEVDAITHRHEPRLPFCVEGSGVGYGQNSTSTLRLVAAGPDATVGLRAAGFDVSMAVPWRFTSRTVWVIATDRPYPGYLHELANFIFTTWGMLHIDFFVFVDAAVDPLDPRAVLTAIALEADPDADFHQFGVERMPKVPLNIYQTPDEKGSADVGTSKAKTAKAYIDATTDGDAAETTATTETRKQAQERLVEAGLDAARFDQLDEREEQSQ from the coding sequence ATGGCAGTCAATTCGCTCCGCGAGTACCTCGATTTGCTCGACACGACTGGCTGGCTTCGGTCCTTCGACCAACCGGTGTCGTGGGACCTCGAAGCAAGTGCAGCGACGATGCTTGCCAATATCCGTGACGGCCCGATTCCGGTGTTCGAGTCCATCGCGGGGCTAGAGACGGAGTCGAAACTGGTTGGCGATCCGTACCGCGGCCCCCAGACGCGCCCCTGGGATCACTTCGCCCGCGCGCTGGGACTCCCAACTGGCCTTTCGGGCCGTACGTACTACGACCGAGTGATCGATCGCCTCAACGCGCCGAAAGCGCCCCGAACTGTCCCAAGCAACGAGGCCCCCTGCAAAGAAACAGTGCGGACGGGAACCGAGGTCGACCTCCTGTCGTTCCCGTGGCCATATATCCACGAGGGCGACGGGGGACGGTACTCGAATCACCACACCATCGTCGCACCGGACCCCGACACGGAGTGGGGGACGTGGTCGAGCCACCGCATGATGATCCACGACGGCTCCCAGGCCAGTCTGCTGTTACTGGCCGGTGAGCAGGTTCCCAACCGCTACTACTACGACTACGAACCCCGGGGCGAACCGATGCCAGTCGCGGTCGTCATCGGTGCCGAACCCACTGTCGAGTGTACCGCGGATATGTGGATTCCGACAGGGCGGAGCGAAGCGGCCTTCGCGGGCGGCCTGAAAAACGCGCCTGTGGACCTCGTCCAGTGCGAAACCAATGACTTGTACGTCCCGGCGACGGCCGAGCTAGTTCTCGAAGGGCACGTTCGACCCGACGACCGGCTTGATGAGGGACCGTTTGGCGACTACTTCGGCTACATGAACGGCCCGCGACGCTCCATGCCGGTGTTCGAGGTCGATGCGATCACCCACCGCCACGAACCGCGGCTACCGTTTTGCGTCGAAGGGAGCGGTGTCGGATACGGACAGAACTCGACGAGTACACTCCGACTCGTCGCAGCCGGCCCCGACGCGACCGTTGGACTCCGAGCCGCCGGATTCGACGTTTCGATGGCGGTCCCGTGGCGTTTCACCTCCCGCACCGTCTGGGTCATCGCGACGGACCGACCGTATCCGGGATATCTCCACGAACTGGCGAACTTTATCTTCACGACGTGGGGGATGCTCCACATCGACTTCTTCGTATTTGTCGACGCTGCTGTCGACCCACTTGACCCGCGGGCAGTGTTGACGGCCATCGCACTTGAGGCCGATCCGGACGCCGACTTCCACCAGTTCGGTGTCGAGCGGATGCCGAAAGTCCCGCTCAACATCTACCAGACGCCAGACGAAAAGGGCAGTGCGGATGTGGGGACTTCGAAGGCGAAGACGGCCAAAGCCTACATCGACGCAACGACCGACGGTGACGCGGCGGAGACGACGGCGACCACAGAAACACGGAAGCAAGCGCAGGAACGGCTGGTCGAAGCGGGACTGGACGCCGCACGATTCGACCAACTCGATGAGCGGGAGGAACAGTCACAGTGA
- a CDS encoding AarF/ABC1/UbiB kinase family protein translates to MNGLFRRYLVVVVRFLPFALAFLRDRRRFVLFGSRRQVPDEKHRQRAEQIRDTMLELGPAFIKVGQVLSTRPDIVPPVYADVFGTLQDEVPEGAGGDPKHVVAEELGDELDQSTLEPVAGGSLAYVYTVDYRGERIALKVRRPELKPVITRDLRVVRGLIPLIRPFATERQQYSIENAADDFEDIILNELDFDREATIMADIRENFDDDERVVIPAIYEDLCSERVLAMEYLTGRKITDDSAFDDVDVTPHEMATRIINVYLEMGLVDGVFHADPHPGNLGVTDDGRLLLFDFGMSERLPPTVQDDIIALYRALVRRDVDDLVDALIALDVLEPHVNRAEVGRVLELVIENLEGRSEITWRLIITELTTNLRAFPFRIPPDVMLLIRVGTVGEGVCRQLDPEFDFLAAVRSFLVEQGLIESEFDAIIEETWTDVRRSLPALARVPSRFERTLSRLERGELVVRTDSVDGRGTGEQNLGYAVVAGALIVAAAVLTFHDRPYEIPALAGAASFLLVYLINIES, encoded by the coding sequence ATGAACGGATTGTTTCGCCGGTATCTGGTTGTCGTCGTCCGGTTTCTACCCTTTGCACTGGCATTTCTCCGTGACCGTCGGCGGTTCGTCCTGTTTGGCTCGCGGAGACAGGTTCCAGACGAGAAACATCGACAGCGAGCCGAGCAGATCCGGGATACGATGCTCGAACTCGGACCGGCATTCATCAAAGTGGGGCAAGTCCTCTCGACGCGCCCCGATATCGTTCCGCCGGTGTACGCCGACGTTTTCGGAACCCTTCAGGACGAAGTTCCAGAGGGAGCAGGGGGGGATCCAAAACACGTCGTTGCGGAAGAACTGGGCGACGAACTCGATCAGTCGACGCTCGAACCGGTCGCCGGCGGGTCGCTCGCGTACGTCTATACGGTAGACTATCGGGGTGAGCGAATCGCGCTGAAAGTTCGACGTCCCGAATTGAAACCCGTGATTACGCGTGACCTTCGGGTGGTCCGGGGGCTGATTCCGCTGATTCGCCCCTTCGCTACCGAACGCCAGCAGTATTCGATCGAAAACGCGGCTGACGATTTTGAGGACATCATCCTGAACGAGTTGGATTTCGACCGTGAAGCGACGATCATGGCCGATATCAGGGAGAACTTCGACGACGATGAGCGAGTCGTCATCCCTGCCATCTACGAAGACCTGTGCTCGGAACGTGTGTTAGCTATGGAGTATCTGACCGGTCGGAAAATAACCGACGACAGCGCCTTCGACGATGTCGACGTGACGCCACACGAGATGGCGACACGGATCATCAATGTGTACCTGGAGATGGGTCTCGTCGACGGCGTGTTCCACGCTGATCCCCACCCAGGCAACCTCGGTGTCACAGACGACGGCCGTCTGTTACTCTTCGATTTCGGGATGAGCGAACGCCTGCCACCGACGGTTCAGGACGATATCATCGCCCTCTATCGGGCACTCGTTCGCCGTGACGTGGACGATCTGGTTGACGCGCTCATTGCGCTCGATGTTCTCGAGCCACACGTCAACCGCGCCGAAGTCGGTCGGGTGCTCGAACTCGTCATCGAGAACCTCGAAGGCCGATCGGAGATCACCTGGCGACTTATCATTACGGAGTTGACGACGAACCTCCGTGCGTTCCCGTTTCGGATTCCGCCGGACGTGATGCTACTCATTCGGGTCGGGACTGTCGGTGAGGGCGTCTGTCGACAGCTCGATCCGGAGTTCGACTTCCTCGCCGCTGTTCGCTCGTTCCTCGTCGAACAGGGCCTCATCGAGAGTGAATTCGACGCAATCATCGAGGAAACGTGGACGGACGTGCGCCGGTCGCTTCCTGCGCTGGCACGGGTCCCGTCCCGGTTCGAGCGAACGTTGTCGCGGCTCGAACGTGGCGAACTGGTCGTCCGCACGGACTCAGTCGATGGACGCGGAACGGGTGAGCAGAATCTCGGATACGCGGTGGTCGCCGGAGCGCTCATTGTGGCAGCAGCGGTTCTGACGTTCCACGACCGCCCGTACGAGATTCCCGCGCTTGCCGGTGCAGCCAGCTTTCTCCTCGTCTATCTCATCAACATCGAGTCGTAA
- a CDS encoding MgtC/SapB family protein yields the protein MVEIIDSLFLRFLVAFGIGALIGLEREQAKSGGTFAGSRTFPMFALVGATVQAFFPALLPVTVLAIVVPLTVAYAGKVLTEGDIGLTTVTAALLTVFLGALAVSSERGTLFAIILGGSVTVLLSAKPTIHSFVDQIDERERRASLKFILVVLVVLPILPDRELDALYGLNPRFIWLMVGFVTGLSFVAYILSRVVGAKRGIALTGILGGFVSSTATTVSMAERISETPDLYKIGSFSIVVASIVMFPRALVEVAVVNPALLPRVVVPLGVMTGVGVGIAGVVYWQSTTESAVETDLKNPFRLRPALFFGAVFAIVLLVSQSANTWFGDTGIYATAFLSGLADVDAITLTLSALEADGEISPEVATTGIVIGAIANTLTKAGLAWLLGTVDLGRRVTAALGIVAAAGIAVVVL from the coding sequence ATGGTCGAAATTATTGACTCGCTCTTCCTTCGTTTCCTCGTTGCATTCGGTATTGGCGCTCTCATCGGACTGGAACGGGAACAGGCGAAATCTGGAGGTACGTTCGCGGGCAGCCGGACGTTTCCGATGTTTGCCCTCGTCGGCGCAACCGTCCAGGCGTTCTTTCCGGCTCTCTTGCCTGTCACTGTCCTCGCTATTGTAGTCCCTCTAACCGTCGCGTATGCCGGGAAAGTTCTAACTGAAGGGGATATCGGACTCACGACGGTGACCGCTGCCTTGCTCACTGTCTTCCTCGGTGCGTTGGCAGTGTCCTCCGAACGCGGGACGCTCTTCGCGATCATTCTCGGCGGGAGCGTCACTGTCCTCCTGTCTGCAAAACCGACGATCCACAGTTTCGTCGACCAGATCGACGAGCGGGAACGACGTGCCTCACTCAAATTCATCCTCGTCGTGTTGGTCGTGCTGCCAATCTTGCCTGATCGTGAACTCGATGCCCTGTACGGTCTCAATCCGCGATTCATCTGGCTGATGGTCGGCTTTGTCACCGGCCTGAGCTTCGTTGCCTACATCTTGAGCCGAGTTGTCGGAGCCAAACGGGGGATCGCCCTTACGGGAATCCTCGGCGGGTTCGTCTCTTCGACTGCGACGACGGTCTCGATGGCCGAGCGAATCAGTGAAACTCCGGATCTCTACAAGATCGGGTCGTTCTCGATTGTCGTCGCATCGATCGTCATGTTCCCGCGTGCACTCGTCGAAGTCGCCGTCGTCAACCCGGCCTTACTCCCTCGCGTCGTCGTTCCGCTCGGAGTGATGACTGGTGTCGGCGTGGGTATCGCCGGCGTCGTCTACTGGCAATCGACGACAGAGTCCGCGGTCGAGACCGATCTCAAGAACCCGTTTCGTCTCCGACCGGCACTGTTTTTCGGCGCTGTTTTCGCGATCGTGCTCCTCGTGTCCCAGTCCGCGAATACCTGGTTCGGCGATACGGGCATCTATGCAACTGCGTTTCTCTCAGGGCTCGCTGACGTCGATGCGATCACGCTCACGCTGAGCGCGCTCGAAGCGGACGGCGAGATATCGCCCGAAGTCGCGACTACCGGCATCGTCATCGGCGCTATCGCGAATACGCTCACGAAGGCCGGACTCGCGTGGCTATTGGGGACCGTCGACCTGGGCCGGCGAGTGACGGCCGCTCTTGGAATCGTCGCCGCCGCCGGCATCGCTGTCGTCGTCCTGTGA